The proteins below are encoded in one region of Triticum aestivum cultivar Chinese Spring chromosome 1B, IWGSC CS RefSeq v2.1, whole genome shotgun sequence:
- the LOC123084626 gene encoding zealexin A1 synthase-like has translation MERWLSLSFLALLTLLVIWLLKLSVGKSKPARKQLPPGPWTLPIIGSLHHVAGALPHRTLLQLSRRHGQLMHLMLGEVPAVVVSSPEAAALVMKTNDLAFAGRPRGVTLDIFSSGGRGIAFAPYGDHLRQMRKVCVMELLSSTQVKRMEGIRAEEVGSLLRGITAAASAGHTINVSEKVMALSNDVVTRAVFGGKFPQQGEYLCELDKAFKLLGGFCLVDLFPSSWLVRWLSNGERQMKKSCGRMQRIISEIIDERKSARAAGVGASGTDDEDLLDVLLRLQKEDSLEFPLTTETICAVLFDMFAGATETTSTTLAWAMSELGRSPEIMAKAQQEVWEILGEGRSVITNNNLIKLQYMQMVIKETLRLHPPISLIPRSAREDCTVMGYDIPKGTNICINAVAISQDPKNLDDPREFRPERFENINLNYNGTYFEFIPFGAGRRQCPGIQFGSSVMEMALTNFLYHFNWRLPDGSSLVSFDMSEKFGLAVSRRYDLQLRAIPHVWSKTSK, from the exons ATGGAGAGGTGGCTAAGCTTGTCTTTCCTAGCCCTACTTACGCTCCTGGTGATATGGCTTCTCAAGCTCTCGGTTGGCAAGAGCAAGCCGGCCAGGAAGCAGCTGCCTCCTGGGCCATGGACTCTCCCGATCATCGGCAGCCTCCACCACGTCGCCGGCGCCCTCCCACACCGCACGCTGTTGCAGCTGTCTCGCCGGCATGGGCAGCTGATGCACCTCATGCTGGGCGAGGTCCCCGCGGTCGTCGTGTCCAGCCCTGAAGCGGCAGCGCTCGTGATGAAGACAAACGACCTCGCATTCGCGGGCCGGCCGCGTGGCGTGACGCTTGACATCTTCAGCAGCGGCGGCAGGGGCATCGCCTTTGCCCCCTACGGCGACCATCTGCGCCAGATGCGCAAGGTCTGCGTCATGGAGCTCCTCAGCTCCACGCAGGTGAAACGCATGGAGGGCATCAGGGCCGAGGAGGTTGGCAGCCTCCTCCGCGGCATCACGGCCGCTGCCTCGGCCGGCCACACGATCAACGTCAGCGAGAAGGTGATGGCGCTCAGCAACGACGTGGTGACCAGGGCGGTTTTCGGAGGCAAGTTCCCACAGCAGGGCGAGTACCTCTGCGAGTTGGACAAGGCGTTTAAGCTGCTAGGCGGCTTCTGTCTCGTTGATCTCTTCCCGTCGTCGTGGTTGGTAAGGTGGCTGAGCAATGGCGAGCGCCAGATGAAGAAGAGCTGTGGCCGTATGCAGCGCATCATTTCAGAGATCATCGATGAGCGGAAATCCGCTCGAGCTGCTGGCGTTGGTGCCTCCGGCACTGACGACGAGGATCTGCTCGACGTGCTGCTCAGGCTGCAGAAAGAGGACTCTTTGGAATTCCCTCTAACCACAGAGACTATTTGCGCCGTCCTGTTT GATATGTTTGCAGGTGCCACGGAGACCACATCAACTACTTTGGCGTGGGCTATGTCGGAGCTTGGGCGGAGTCCTGAAATCATGGCTAAGGCACAACAAGAAGTATGGGAGATTCTTGGTGAAGGCCGATCTGTTATTACTAATAACAACCTCATTAAACTCCAGTACATGCAGATGGTCATCAAGGAAACCCTTAGGTTGCATCCACCAATTTCTCTAATCCCACGCTCAGCCAGAGAGGATTGCACAGTTATGGGGTATGACATCCCTAAAGGCACCAATATATGCATTAATGCCGTTGCAATTTCTCAAGATCCGAAAAACTTGGACGATCCTAGAGAGTTTAGGCCAGAGAGGTTTGAGAACATCAACTTAAATTACAATGGAACATACTTTGAATTCATTCCCTTTGGAGCTGGGCGACGGCAGTGCCCCGGGATCCAGTTTGGCTCATCGGTCATGGAGATGGCATTAACAAACTTTCTATATCACTTCAACTGGAGACTTCCTGATGGTTCTAGCCTTGTTTCGTTTGACATGTCTGAGAAGTTTGGGTTGGCTGTAAGTAGAAGGTATGACCTGCAACTCAGAGCTATTCCACATGTGTGGTCCAAGACGTCGAAGTGA